From the Pectobacterium carotovorum genome, one window contains:
- the pgm gene encoding phosphoglucomutase (alpha-D-glucose-1,6-bisphosphate-dependent) produces MANHPRAGQPARQSDLINVAQLTSQYYVLQPEVGNTAHAVKFGTSGHRGSAGRHSFNELHILAIAQAIAEERKKQGISGPCYVGKDTHALSEPAFISVLEVLAANGVDVIVQLDNGFTPTPAVSNAILVHNRQGGALADGIVITPSHNPPEDGGIKYNPPNGGPADTNLTSVIEKRANALLADELRDVKRITLDQAWKSGHVHEQDLVQPYVEGLASVVDMAAIQRAGLKLGVDPLGGSGIAYWQRIAEHYKLDLTLVNDAVDQTFRFMSLDHDGVIRMDCSSEFAMAGLLALRDKFDLAFANDPDYDRHGIVTPSGLMNPNHYLAVAINYLFQHRPQWGQSVAVGKTLVSSAMIDRVVADLGRKLVEVPVGFKWFVDGLYDGSFGFGGEESAGASFLRFDGTPWSTDKDGIILCLLAAEITAVTGKNPQQHYDELAQRFGAPSYNRIQASATHAQKAVLSKLSPEQVSASTLAGDPITARLTAAPGNGASIGGLKVMTENGWFAARPSGTEEAYKIYCESFLGVEHRERIEKEAVEIVSAVLATAK; encoded by the coding sequence ATGGCTAATCACCCAAGGGCCGGACAGCCTGCCCGGCAGAGCGATTTGATTAATGTGGCACAGTTAACGTCACAATATTATGTGCTGCAGCCGGAAGTCGGCAACACAGCGCATGCGGTGAAATTTGGTACATCTGGCCATCGCGGCAGCGCGGGGCGCCATAGCTTTAATGAACTGCACATTCTGGCGATCGCACAGGCGATTGCTGAAGAGCGTAAAAAGCAAGGCATCAGCGGCCCGTGCTATGTCGGTAAAGATACTCACGCGCTCTCCGAACCTGCGTTTATCTCCGTGCTTGAGGTGCTGGCTGCCAACGGCGTCGATGTGATCGTGCAGTTGGATAATGGTTTTACCCCAACGCCTGCGGTGTCTAACGCCATTCTGGTTCACAACCGTCAGGGTGGTGCGCTGGCGGACGGTATTGTAATCACGCCGTCCCACAACCCGCCGGAAGATGGCGGCATTAAATATAATCCGCCGAACGGTGGCCCGGCAGATACCAATCTCACTAGCGTGATTGAGAAGCGCGCAAATGCCTTGCTGGCAGATGAACTGCGTGACGTGAAACGTATTACGCTGGATCAGGCGTGGAAAAGCGGACATGTCCACGAGCAGGATCTGGTTCAGCCGTATGTAGAAGGGCTGGCTAGCGTGGTGGACATGGCGGCGATTCAACGCGCCGGTCTGAAACTGGGCGTCGATCCGCTGGGTGGTTCCGGCATTGCCTACTGGCAGCGTATTGCCGAGCACTACAAGCTGGATCTGACGCTGGTGAACGATGCGGTCGATCAGACATTCCGCTTTATGTCGCTGGATCACGATGGCGTGATTCGTATGGACTGCTCGTCAGAATTCGCCATGGCTGGGCTGCTGGCGCTGCGTGATAAATTCGATTTGGCGTTTGCCAACGATCCTGATTATGACCGCCACGGTATCGTCACCCCTTCCGGGCTGATGAACCCGAACCACTATCTGGCGGTGGCGATCAACTATCTGTTCCAGCATCGTCCACAGTGGGGACAGTCTGTTGCTGTCGGCAAAACGCTGGTATCCAGTGCGATGATCGATCGCGTCGTGGCAGATTTGGGCCGTAAGCTGGTGGAAGTACCGGTTGGCTTCAAATGGTTCGTTGACGGGTTGTATGACGGCAGCTTTGGCTTCGGCGGTGAAGAGAGTGCGGGGGCGTCCTTCCTGCGCTTTGATGGTACGCCGTGGTCGACGGACAAAGACGGCATCATCCTGTGTCTGCTGGCGGCGGAAATTACGGCCGTGACGGGTAAAAACCCACAGCAGCATTATGATGAGCTGGCACAGCGCTTTGGCGCGCCGAGCTACAACCGTATTCAGGCCTCTGCGACGCATGCACAGAAAGCCGTACTGTCCAAGCTGTCGCCTGAGCAGGTATCGGCCAGCACGCTGGCAGGCGATCCGATTACTGCGCGCCTGACCGCTGCGCCGGGCAACGGGGCATCGATTGGCGGCCTGAAAGTGATGACGGAGAACGGCTGGTTTGCCGCGCGTCCTTCCGGCACGGAAGAGGCCTACAAAATCTACTGTGAAAGTTTCCTCGGGGTGGAACACCGCGAGCGCATCGAGAAAGAAGCGGTAGAAATTGTCAGTGCGGTACTCGCAACGGCTAAATAA
- a CDS encoding EamA family transporter: MSSWLIYALLSAVCAAMVAIFGKIGLQNLDANTATAIRAVIMALFLVGVVVAQGKLALVGEVVANKKALLFIVLSGVAGALSWLFYFVALKNGNVAQVAPIDKLSVVFAVVLAVILLGEKISLMAGAGVALISVGALLVALG, from the coding sequence ATGAGTAGTTGGTTAATTTACGCCTTGCTGTCTGCTGTGTGCGCCGCGATGGTCGCGATATTTGGCAAGATTGGTCTGCAAAATCTGGACGCCAATACGGCGACCGCAATTCGTGCCGTCATCATGGCACTTTTTCTGGTGGGAGTGGTGGTCGCACAAGGCAAGCTGGCGCTGGTCGGTGAGGTTGTTGCCAATAAAAAAGCGTTGTTGTTTATCGTGCTCAGCGGCGTCGCGGGGGCGCTGTCATGGCTGTTTTACTTTGTCGCATTGAAGAACGGTAACGTCGCCCAGGTCGCCCCGATCGATAAGCTCAGCGTGGTTTTTGCTGTCGTGCTGGCAGTCATTCTGCTGGGAGAAAAGATTTCGCTGATGGCGGGAGCCGGCGTGGCGCTGATTTCCGTGGGAGCGCTGCTGGTCGCACTGGGATAA